The following DNA comes from Anaerostipes rhamnosivorans.
AACGTTTTCGCTTCTCTGGTGAGGCATCCAGATTCACAGATAGTCCTTCACAATAGTTTCGGATATTAGCAACCGGTGTCTTTATATCATGGGAAATCCCTGCGATCATTGTTTTATTCTGCTCTTTGACTGCTTCTTCTTTTTTTCTGGCTTCTTTGAGTTCCGTTCTCATACAATCAAAAGCCCAGCTAAATACTCCAAAAGTCTTAGAACGTTCCGCTTCCAGTGGAAAATCCAGATTACCTCTGGCAATCTCCCCGGCAAAGCGTTCCATTCTGGAGATAGGACGTATCGCATAAAAATAGAAGTACAGAAAAAAACACGACATACCTGCAAACAGTATGCCACAGACTGTACCGTAAATTCTTACCAAAGGAAGATCCCCTGTTCCTGTATGAAAATTTTTAGCCTTTTTTAATAAAGCTTCTTGCTGGGTCTTAGTGAGAGATTGATCGTGGATCATCTCATTCCATACAGGGAGCATTTTATTGGAAGGATCGGAATTCTTTTTTATGTACCATCCCCCTATAAAAATAAGGATAAAGAATAAGATATAGGACACAAGGACAACTCTTAAAAAATGCTTTTTCATTTACTACTCCTCAAAACGGTAACCCTTACCGTAAACAGTCAAAATATGCTTCGGATTAGAGGGATTTTTTTCGATTTTCTCCCTCAGCCACCGGATGTGGACTGCCAGCACGGAAGGTGTGGATTCTGAGCCATACCCCCAGATTTCTGTAAACAACCGCTCTTTTGTCAAAATCTCTTCCGGATGGGCAGCGAGATAGACAAGCAGTTCGTACATTTTTGAGGTTAATTCCAATGGCCTGCCCGCCTTTTTTACTGTCTGGCTCTTCTGGTCAATGATGATATCAGAAAAACAGAGTGGCTGTAATACGGAATATCCATAAGTTCTCCGGAGCAGTGCCAGAACTCTGGAATGCAGCTCTGCCAGTGAATACGGTTTGGAGAGGTAATCATCTCCGCCGAGCATCAGCCCTTTTACCTTATCCGTGTCACTGGTCCTTGCAGAAATAAAGATAACTGGCACCTGCGTTTCTTTTCTGAGTTTTTCTATAAATTGAAAACCATTCATTCCTGGCAGATTGATGTCCAGGATAATCAGCCTGATGGGCTGTTGGTATAAAGCATCAAATGCATCCTCCGCACTGCCTGCACGGAGACATTCAAGTCCTTTTTGTTCCATATAATCTATGGCAATCTCTGCAAGATCCCTGTCGTCTTCTACGATCAATATTTCTGATTGAAGCATATGTTTCCCTCCTGTTTGTTTTATAATTATAGCATGACTTTGGAGGGGAATTGGTTGGAAATGATGAGAAGTAGGAAATAAAATATGAAGAATTATAATAGAACAACCACGCAGGCTGTTAATTGCTTGCGTAGTTGTTATCGACATATTATTCGTCTTTCTTTCCATATGGTGAATTGGATTCTGCTGCCATAGGAAGGGTGGCCTGTGGGTCCAATTCATAGATGGTAGCTCTGTGTTCTTCCGGCTCTGTGAAGGATGCCGGCCCGCCGATGCCAAAATACTTTTCAAAAAACACTTTTAGTTTGTCAATAATACCTTGCTTTTTCTTGGCTCTTCCACTGCCGCCAAAACGAGAAACAGGAGGCATCAATTTATCAATGTCCGTCCCGGCAGTTTTAATTTCACCTTCACGAAATGCGTTATCCAGGAATTTACGGGTATCCTCCGGCTTCAGCTTTTCCTCTGTAATAATGGTTTCCAAATCTTCCTCTCGTTGTTTTACAACATACCTGTGCCATTCACTCATGACATCATCCACATCATTGACCCCTGAAATAAAGTTTTCAATCAACTGTTTCTTGCTACGGAGTTCCGGGCTGGCATCGATTGCCTTGTTAATGGTAATGAGTACTTCCTTATCCTCGCAGTGGGTATCGTGATACTTTTTTACAAGCATTAAAATATAATCGATATTGATTTCAATCTGCTTTATCAATTCCACTTCAAACACGATATCATCTGTGATATCCGTACTTTCCCCGGCATCACGCCTGCGTTTCCATTCATCACGCAAATCCTGGTATCTTCCAAGGTAGTCCTGCAGGTCACGCTCTGTTATCAGTTCTTTACCTTGAAATTCATCAAAAGAAACGAGCAGATTACGCATACGCAGGATTGCTCCGAACAGTGAAATAAAATCCTTTTGATTCTGTTCTCCAATAATCTGGGGAGCTGTAAGTGGAAACTTATTTGACAAGTCCTCCATTAAATCCACATATCCCGGCATGGGCTTTCCGTCTACAGATTCATAACCGTAATAATAATCTTTGAAACTGTGCAGCAGTACGATACCTCCCGCATCCTTATCCCCAAACAGGGAAATAGCATTATCTACACGTTTTTGAAGATTTCGGAAACATACAATATTTCCGAAGGTCTTGATTGAATTGAGGATACGGTTGGTACGGCTGAATGCCTGTATCAGTCCATGCATTTTTAAATTCTTATCCACCCACAACGTATTAAGTGTAGTGGCATCAAATCCTGTTAGGAACATATTCACTACAATCAGCAGATCCAGCTCCTTATTCTTCATTCTCAGAGATACATCTTTATAATAATTCTGGAATTTGTCACTGGAGGTGTCATAGTTGGTATGAAACATCTTGTTGTAGTCCTTGATGGCTGCTTCTAAAAAATCACGGGAGGGTTGGTCGAGGGCAGATGTATTTTCCGAATTCTCTTCATCCAGAATACCGTCTGTTTCCTCTTCGTTTGCACTATAACTGAATATGGTAGCAATCCGCAGTTTCCTTGTCGGGTCTGCTGCCATCTGCCGCATAAATTCTTGGTAGTATAGTTTTGCCATAGGTACAGAGGCAACGGCAAAAATAGAGTTAAAACCGCTGACACGCTGTTTTCGTTTGATTTCATCCACAGCACCACGATCAGCAGAAGCCACCTCTGCAATATTTGTTAATGTATTATATATATAGGTTTTATTCCCACGATACGTCTTTTGGTCAAAATGCTCCAGAATATACCGTGTCACCAATTCAATCCGCTTAGGAGCCATCATAGCCTTTTCACGGTTGATGTCCCAAACCATCTCGTCTGTAATTTCTTCGTCCATGTCCATTGTCTTGATATAGTCCACACGGAATGGCAGAACATTTTTATCATTGATGGCATCTACAATGGTGTAGGTATGTAACTGGTCGCCAAAGGTCTGTCCGGTGGTAAAGAATTCTGGATTCTTTGCTCTGCCAGAGTTGACCGCAAAAATAGGTGTCCCGGTGAAACCAAACAAATGGTACTTTTTGAAGTTCTTTACGATGGCTATATGCATATCCCCAAACTGGCTACGATGGCACTCATCGAAGATAATAACAATATGCTTATCATAAACTGGATGATTACTGTTCTTTTTGATAAAGGTAGCCAGCTTTTGAATGGTTGTAATGATAATATGCGTGTTAGGATCTTCCAACTGTTTTTTCAGAATAACTGTGGAAGTGTTGCTGTTGGCAGCACCTTTTTCAAAACGGTCATACTCCTTCATAGTTTGATAGTCCAGATCCTTACGGTCTACCACAAACAGCACCTTGTCGATATATGGGAGCATTGAAGCAAGCCGTGCAGTCTTAAAAGAAGTCAAAGTTTTACCACTTCCTGTGGTGTGCCAGATATATCCGCCACCTTCTACGCTGCCATATTTTTTATAGTTATTAGCAATCTCAATCCGATTTAGAATACGTTCTGTTGCCGTAATCTGATACGGACGCATAACCATCAGCATATTTTCTGATGTGAAAATGCAATATTTAGTCAGTACATTTAAGAGGGAATGTTTTGCAAAAAAGGTCTTGGTAAAATCAATCAAATCCGGGATGATGCGATTGTTGGCATCCGCCCAGAATGATGTGAATTCAAAGCTGTTGCTTGTTTTCGTTTTACTACTACCTTTCTTTTCGTTTTCCTTCTCCACATTCTTTCTTGTGCTGTTGGAAAAATATTTTGTATTCGTGCCATTGGATATAACAAAAATCTGCACATACTCAAATAAGCCACAACCTGCCCAGAAGGAGTCACGTTGATAGCGGTTAATTTGATTAAACGCCTCACGAATGGCAACACCACGCCTTTTCAGTTCGATATGTACCAAAGGCAGACCGTTTACAAGCACGGTCACATCGTAGCGATTATCATATTTCGCGCCCTCTTCTTTACCAAGAACATACTGGTTGATAACCTGCAGACGATTGCTGTGAATATTCTTTTTGTTAATCAAAGCAATGTTTTTGGTGGAACCATCGTCTCGCTTTAGGACTTCGACAGAGTCCTCTTGGATTTTTCGTGTTTTCTCAACGATATGCTCATTAGGGTTTGCAATGGAATCTGCGAAGAAATGCTCCCATTCATTATCAGTAAAATGGTAGCTGTTTAGTTCTTCCAGTTGATTGCGGAGATTGGCAATCAAGTCCTTCTCCGTATGAATGGTCAGATATTCATAGCCTTGTTCACAGAGCAGACGAATGAATTCTTTTTCTAATGCAGCCTCACTCTGATAGATATCGGAACGAGCCTTGACTGGCTCATATTCTGTAACAACAGTGTTCTCCGATGTTTCGGCTACAATATTGAAATAAGGCACATGGGTCACCTCCTTAGGATAATTCGTTAAATGTTAGTAATTTATCTCTGTAGTATTCATATTGTTTTTTTCTCGCGGTAAGCTCCGCCGTAAGCTCCGCCGTAAGCTCCGCCGTAAGCTCCGTGAAATTGTCTAGTATACGGACAATTTCACTCTGTACTGGTAACGGAGGCATTGGAATAACGAATTCTTCTGTTACCTTCAGCGAAATCTGTGGTAACGAACCCATACCAGAAGCCGCACCTCTAAACTGCTGAATATTGTTCTTCATTACATAATATAGATATTTTACTGATATCTTCTCATCCGCTGTATATGCCCACATTTCATTTTTGAAAGTAAATGGTTCTTCATAGTACACTACATCAATAACTCCACGAGATTGAACTAGAACAGCAGGGACCCTTGTAATATTTGCTTTTGGAATGTCTTCTTCAAATGCATTAATTACCGTCTTACCTCCCGCGAAAACTCTAACTTCTCCATCCGGGTTATCTATTTCCTTCATTTTTCCAGCTGTGATAGGAGTACCCTTGAGTCTTGTATATACATCTTTTATTTTACAAAACTCCACTCCATTCGGGCATAACTCCCGAATCAGTTCACCTAATTTGCTCATAATCACACCTCGATTTCTTCAATGATAGTTCGAATGGCTTCACGCAGTTCATCTTCACGCTTGACTATTTCTTCGATTTCCCCATTCAGCTTTACGATGTCAATCTTCTCACGGGTATCCTCTGCCTCCACATAGGTGGATACAGAAAGATTGTAATTGTTGTCCTTAATTTGCTCGTAGGCTGCCAGATGAGAGAAGTGTGCCACTTTCTCACGTTTTGCGAATACATTCACGATACGGTCTATATTCTCCGGAGTCAGCTTATTGTTATTGGTGACCTTTATACATTCAGTAGATGCATCAATGAACAATGTCTTGTTATCATTCTTATTTTTCTTCATTACCATAATGCAGGTGGCAATGGAAGTGCCGAAGAAAAGATTGCCCGGCAATTGGATAATGCAGTCCACAAAGTTATTCTCTATGAGGTACTTACGGATTTTCTGCTCTGCACCGCCACGATACATAATACCAGGAAAACATACGATAGCCGCCGTGCCGTTGGATGCAAGCCATGAAAGGCTGTGCATAATAAATGCCATGTCTGCCCTGCTCTTTGGAGCAAGCACTCCGGCAGGAGCAAAACGCGGGTCATTGATAAGCAGTGGATTTTTGTCACCTTCCCACTTGATAGAGTACGGCGGATTGGAAACAATCAATTCAAAAGGTTCATCATCCCAATGTTTCGGAGATATTAATGTATCTTCACAAGCAATATCGAATTTATCAAAGCCGACATCATGCAAAAACATATTGATACGGCAAAGATTATATGTGGTGATATTGATTTCCTGTCCGTAGAAGCCGTTACGTATTGCATCCTTACCAAGAATTTTTTCAGCCTTGAGAAGAAGCGAGCCAGATCCGCACGCAGGGTCATATACCTTATTGATTTCAGTCTTGCCCACAGTACCAAGACGTGTCAATAATTCTGATACCTCAGCAGGAGTAAAGAATTCACCACCCGATTTACCTGCATTAGACGCATACATGGTCATTAAGTATTCATAGGCATCGCCAAAGGCATCAATGCTGTGGTCCTTGACCTCACCTAAATTCATCTCACCGACACCGTTTAACAGCTTGACCAATTTTTCATTGCGCTTAGCTACGGTAGAACCCAGCTTATTATTGTTTACATCATAATCATCAAACAGTCCGGCAAAATCGCTCTCAGCCTCGCTGCCTTTTGCAGATTCCTCAATGTGACGAAATACGCGCTCTAAGGTTTCGTTCAGGTTTTCATCCTCAGCAGCCCGTTTTCTTACGTTACAAAACAGTTCACTTGGCAAAATAAAAAATCCCTTTTCCTGCACCAAACCTTCTCTGGCTTCTTCTACATCCTCATCGGACATGATAGCAAAGTCAAAGTCTGTATTTCCGGCTTTGATTTCCCCCTCATTGATATAATTACACAAATTTTCGGATATGTATCGGTAAAACATCGTGCCAAGGACATAGTTTTTGAAATCCCATCCATCAACCGCTCCACGCAGTTCATCTGCGATTGCCCATATTGCACGGTGCAGTTCGTCCCGTTCCTGTTCTTTTTTAGTATCAATCATTCTCTTTTCCTCCGTCTTCATCTGGAATAAACTCCAAAATATCATCCACGCTACACTTTAAAAAGTGGCAGTTGTTTTCTTTGCTGTCGAAAGATATGTCTTCAATGCATTTCAGCCATGTGACCATATTTGCAGAGAATACAGCCCCCTGTTGTAGTGATGTGTTTGACATATCTTTTTATCTGTATCATTTCATAACATTCTGCTCTACTCCTTCAACATTGCCAAATAGCTGTCCAGCCTCTCATTCACATATCCAGCAAGTAACTTCCCCATTGCATCCGGCTTATGTTTACCATAATACTCGTCGAAAGCCTTATAATAGGCCACCCGATCCGTAAACTTAATATCAATCGGCGGATATCCAGCCTTCATCAGTTCCAAATTTATGAGCAAACGCCCAGTACGGCCGTTCCCATCAATGAAAGGATGAATTCCCTGAAATTCAATATGAAATTGGGCAAGCCTTGGAATAACATGCTCTGTACTATTCCGGTAACTATCTAGAAGCTGCTCCATTTTTGGCTGAATCAAATACGGTTGTACTGGCTCATGTTTTGCCCCCATGATTCTCACAGGCACTCTCCGATAAACACCACGATCATCTTTTTTATCCATTAATACAAGATAATGAATCTGTTTGATGATATTCTCTGTCAAGGGCACCTGTTCTTTTACCAAGTCCTGGACAAATTCAAAAGCCTCTTTGTGATCAATCGCCTCCATATGATCCTTCAGCGGTTTCTGATCGATGGTTAATCCTCGTAGCACCATATCAGTTTCACGCAGCGTAAGCGTATTACCTTCCATGGCATTGGAATTATAAGTGTACTCAACTATGAACTCCTCCGTCAAGCGTTCTACTTCACCTTCTGTCAATGGTCGCCTGGTATCCAGCTCAGCTTTCTTCGTATCAATCATTGCCAGCAGACTTTCAACCGTTTTGTATCGCCCATCCTCTGGTTTCACCGCATCTGCCGGTATTGCCCAACTGCGTCCTTCACGGGTAACACCTGGGATTTTTCCTTCTGAACAAAGAATTCGCACTCTCCGATCTGAAATTCCCCATTTCTCTGCAGCTTCTTTCACTGTCATAAACATAAATCTGTACCTCGTTTCAAAACTAGTATACGCTCTATTCGGAATAATAGCAATGTAATCGGAATAATATTTTTCCTGTATCGGAACAATATAATTTTCCCTTCCCCTCCTGTTTTACTTTCCCCATCTCAAGTGCTAAAATAAAACCAGAACAAATGACAAAACACCATATCAGCAAGGGAGGTCCTATGGAAACAACAATAACACGTGATGAAGCCTTTAAGCTTCTAAAGAAATATAATAAAGAGCCTTTTCACATCCAGCATGCACTGACAGTCGAAGGTGTCATGAGATGGTATGCCAATGAATTGGGTTACGGACAGGAGGAAGACTATTGGGGGATCACCGGACTTCTTCACGATATTGACTTTGAATTATACCCAGAGGAACACTGCCAAAAGGCCCCGGAACTTTTACGGGAAGGCGGCATAGGGGAAGATATGATACGTTCCGTCTGTTCTCACGGCTATGGGATCTGTTCTGACATCCAGCCGGACCACCAGATGGAGAAAGTCTTATTTGCGGCAGATGAGCTGACCGGCCTGATCGGAGCCGCCGCATTGATGCGCCCTTCTAAAAGTGTCCAGGATATGAAACTTTCCAGCATCCGTAAGAAGTTTAAAGATAAAAAGTTTGCGGCCGGCTGCTCCCGGGATGTAATCTCCCAGGGTGCACAAAATCTGGGCTGGGAGTTAAACGAGCTCTTTGAAAAAACAATTCTGGCCATGCGCTCCTGTGAAGATTCTATTAAACAGGAAATGCAGAAATACGAACAATAGGCGGTGATCATTATGTGTATTAATAAAAAAAGAAAAGCAGATGTACGTCTCCATGCAGGGCCCAGGAATTTCCTATGGAATAAAAGAAGCGCCGGCTGCATGGAGTAAAAGGCGCTTTCATATTCTTAACGGCCTTGTTTCCAAAAACAATACTGTTTAAGGAGTGAGACCAATTATGAATTATAAAAATGCAGCTTCCATTCTTCCCGCATCCCTTTTGGAACAGCTTCAGGACTATGTACAGGGAGGTTATCTGTACATACCTAAAAAAGAAGACCAGCATAAAAAATGGGGTGATAAGACAGGGAGCCGGACCAGGACTTCCCAGCGCAATCAACGTATCCGAAAGGATTATCATTCAGGGATGTCCATAGAAAAACTGTCAGATACATATTTTCTTTCCGTACATACCATTCGAAAGATTGTATACGGCAGATGAATAAGCTGAAAACATCTGAAAAAGCAGTGGATATCTATCACTTGATATTCACTGCTTTTCTGAATGGACGGCTATCTTGAATATACCCAAATAACAAAATATCGTCTCATTCCCTTCCTATGGTAACCTGCCTCATAAGTATACCCACAGGGCACACCGTATTTTATACCCTTCGGGTGCACGCGCTTCGCGCGTTAAGGTATACCCACAGGGCACACCGTATTTCATACCCTTCGGGTGCACGCGCTTCGCGCGTTAAGGTATAAATTGTTTCTGTATGATCTTGGATATTGAAGGCTCTTTCCACTTCTGTTATCTTTTGATACAGGAGGTGTTACTTATGAAACAAAATCAAAACACTGCTTCTTTCGGATTTGCTGATACCAATATTACCCCGGATGGTCCGGTCCAGCTGGTAGGGTTTCCGAGAATTGATAATCAATCCAGAGGAATCCTTCATCCATTAAATGCCCAGATCCTCATCTTCAGATTCCAGGAAGAAACCATGTGCCTGGCAGCTGTGGACAGCCTGGGCTTTACCGTGGAGCTGACTATGAAGTTAAGAAAAGAGATCGCCAGCGTTCTCAATATTTCAACAGATAAGATCATGGTATGTTTTTCCCATACCCATTCTGCACCTAATGCAGCGGAGGAACCCGCTTACTTTACCTTTGTATGTGATCAGATATGTGTTGCGGCAAAAGAGGCAGAGAAACAGATGAGGCCATTTCATGTGGCTTGGGGGATCGGGGATCATTTGATCGGCATCAACCGAAGATCAGACACATCCGCTGTAGAACCCCGGCTTGGGATTTTAAAACTGGAGGATCCGGACGAGAAACCGGCACTGCTTCTTCTCAGAGTGTCAGCCCATGCCAATGTGCTCACTAGCGACAACTACAAGATTTCTTCTGATTATTTTGGCCTTACAAGGCAGAAGCTTTCCAACACTTTTGGCTGCCCTGTTATGATGGTCCAAGGGGCATCTGGGAATCTCCGTCCAAGATTTCAGCAGGAAAATGCAGATTTTATGGAGATACAGGGTGTGGATGCTTTAGAAAAGCCTTACACTGACACTGAAAAACAGAAATATTTTCAGCAAAGTCTAGATGCATTGGAGAACATGGCAGACTCTGTCCTAGCTTCTGTTGTTCCTATTTGGAAAAAATTAAAGACAGAGCCGGTCCACAGACTTGCAATGTTTTCTGTAATTCATCCCTTTGCAGCTGATGTCCCATCATTGAAGCGGGCAGAGGAAATCGCAGAGGAAGCCGAAACTGAAGCTGGTATAGACGGAAATGGATGGCTTATGGAAGTCCGCAAACTTCGGGAAAAGAAAGTATTTACGCAGACAGCAGACATTGAATTTCAATATTTTATGTTAAATGACGGCTGTTTCTGCGGTGTTGCCAATGAGATCATGTGCGAGATTTCACTGGACGTGTGGCAGAAATCCGAGGATTCGCTCTTTTTTCTCAACGGCTACACCAACGGGATCGACAGCTATCTGCCCACTGCAGAAGAGTATGACAAAGGCGGCTATGAGGTTCTCTGGTCTAACCTGATCTACTATCCGTATCATGGCAGAGTCATGGCGCTGAACCGGGACTCTGCCGGACAGTTGGCTTCCTTTGCCGTATCTGACCGCAGTCATTTTCTGGGCATGAACCCTTAGCCCTACCCCTTCTGTTTTTTAGATTTCTTCAGAGTCTTCCAGGAGCGGATATGGTTATTTTCCACAAAAGGACTTAGTTCCAGCTGATACTGGGTTCCGGCCTTTCCTGCCGTATGTCTGAGTTCTTTTAAAATCATATCTTCCTTTTTCTGGAGTGAAATAGGAACACAAAGGTCTGCCGTAATCAGGGTATGTTCTCCTGCCCTGATAAAACGGCAGTTTATAAGCTCCAGCAGCGGATGGATCTCCCCTGCTTTTTCATTCAGGTCATTTCTTAGTTGTTTTATTTCGTTGGACTCTTCTGCTGCAATTCCTGCCTGAACCGTACAGCTGCAGTTGTACTTCTGCTCAAGCATCAAAGAAAGTTCCAGGGCTTTTGTAAAAATACCGCTGTCCTTACCCAATATTTTGACGGAAACGATGTAGTGCTTAAGGCCGTAGTCATGGATGTTTAGTCCATAAAAACATGCAACGCCCTCCTGCTTTGATATGATATCCTCAACCTCCTGTAAAATACTGCCCTCTGGCTGTGTTCCGATCACTTTTTCTACGATCTCTGTAAAACTTTTCAATCCATTGGCCAGGATGAGGACTGCAACCCCTATGCCGCACCACCCGTCAATGTTCCACTCAGTGAACCTTGTGACGAAAGCAGAAATGAGGACTGCCCCTGTCGCAAAGGCATCTGATAAAGAGTCCTTAGACATGGCTTTTAATGTCTCTGACTCCATGGCAAGACCAGCCCTTTTTTGATAAAAGTACATCCATATCTTTACTGCCACAGAGAGAAACAATACGAAAAAAACGACGGTTTGATAATCCGATTGCTGTCCCCTGTATAAAGCTGAGACCGAAGTTTTTAACAATTCAAATCCTATGGTGATCACGGAGGCTGACGCCAGCATTCCAAGGAGCCACTCCAGCCTGCCGTGTCCGTATGGATGGTGTTTCCCCGCGCCGCAGCCTGCCGCCCAGAGGCCGAACATGGTCACGGCCGTTGTTCCCGCATCCGTTAAGTTGTTCCACCCGTCCGCCGTCACGGTCACGGAATGGCTGACAGCTCCCGCCGTGAATTTTAGGATGCTCAGAAAAAGATTTAAGACAATACCCAATACAGTCAACTGGAAAAGGCTGGCGCTTTTTTTATCCTTTTTCATGTATACACTCCTCCCCGGAACCAGGTGCCCTCTTCTTTGAGCTGATCCCAAGTATTTCGTTCATGTTCCAGGCAAACCATAGAGTCACCAGGGCCGCACATACATCAGCCGCCGGCTGGGCCCAGACGATTCCTGAAAGTCCAAACAGCCTCGGAAGCACAAGGATCAGCGGGAAGAAAAAGATTCCCTGTCTTCCCAGACTTAAGATACTTCCTGCTCCGCTTTTTCCGACGGAGAGATAGAGAGACGCATACACCATCTGGAATCCGAAGGTCAGCAGTAAGACTGCATTAAAACGCAGAGCCCGGCCGCCCAGCAGGATCATCTGCGGATCAGTGCCAAATAGTCCAATCAGCTGTTTGGACAAGGGGAAGCAGACGGCCGACATGAGAACACAAAAGCTGGTGGACCAGAGACAGCAGAGTTTTACCGCCTCTTTCAGCCGGTCATACTGTCCGGCTCCGAAATTAAATCCCGCAAATGGCTGGAATCCTTTCATAAAACCAAACACCACGTAGATCCCAACGGTCATGATCCTGCTGACTGCGCCCATGGCAGCCACCGCGTAATCCCCGTATGCTTTTGCCGCAGTATTAGTCAGTCCCAATGCGATACTGGCAAAGAGCTGGAATACCAGTACAGGAATCCCTATTTTTAATATCTCACAGTAGATGGCTTTGCTGGGTGTCATGTTCCTGAAAGACAGGTGCAGAAGCCCTTTTCCTTTCATCAGGTAAATCACGTACATGAAGGAATTGACGCACAGGGAGATCACCGTAGCCGCCGCTGCTCCCCGGATGCCCATATGTAATCCATAGATGAGCAGCGGATCCAAAATAACATTGAGGATACTTCCGGTCATCATCGCTGCCATTGTAAACCGGGTTGCTCCTTGGGCTGTCAAAAGATTGTTCATTGTAACATTAAATATATTGAGGATCGATCCGGTCACATAGATGAGAGCATATTCCCTGGCATAGGGCAGAATGGTCTGTGTAGCGCCAAGTGCGGATAATACCGGTGTCAAAAAGATCAGAAT
Coding sequences within:
- a CDS encoding MATE family efflux transporter; translation: MKEAKKNNHLLGEETVAKALLKLGIPTMIGMLISALYNAVDAYFVGGLGTSQMGAVSVVFPIVQLVIGLGMMFGAGASSYISRLLGAKEYELADRTASTALFTGLLTGGAVIAGILIFLTPVLSALGATQTILPYAREYALIYVTGSILNIFNVTMNNLLTAQGATRFTMAAMMTGSILNVILDPLLIYGLHMGIRGAAAATVISLCVNSFMYVIYLMKGKGLLHLSFRNMTPSKAIYCEILKIGIPVLVFQLFASIALGLTNTAAKAYGDYAVAAMGAVSRIMTVGIYVVFGFMKGFQPFAGFNFGAGQYDRLKEAVKLCCLWSTSFCVLMSAVCFPLSKQLIGLFGTDPQMILLGGRALRFNAVLLLTFGFQMVYASLYLSVGKSGAGSILSLGRQGIFFFPLILVLPRLFGLSGIVWAQPAADVCAALVTLWFAWNMNEILGISSKKRAPGSGEECIHEKG
- a CDS encoding CD3324 family protein, with protein sequence MNYKNAASILPASLLEQLQDYVQGGYLYIPKKEDQHKKWGDKTGSRTRTSQRNQRIRKDYHSGMSIEKLSDTYFLSVHTIRKIVYGR
- a CDS encoding cation diffusion facilitator family transporter, which gives rise to MKKDKKSASLFQLTVLGIVLNLFLSILKFTAGAVSHSVTVTADGWNNLTDAGTTAVTMFGLWAAGCGAGKHHPYGHGRLEWLLGMLASASVITIGFELLKTSVSALYRGQQSDYQTVVFFVLFLSVAVKIWMYFYQKRAGLAMESETLKAMSKDSLSDAFATGAVLISAFVTRFTEWNIDGWCGIGVAVLILANGLKSFTEIVEKVIGTQPEGSILQEVEDIISKQEGVACFYGLNIHDYGLKHYIVSVKILGKDSGIFTKALELSLMLEQKYNCSCTVQAGIAAEESNEIKQLRNDLNEKAGEIHPLLELINCRFIRAGEHTLITADLCVPISLQKKEDMILKELRHTAGKAGTQYQLELSPFVENNHIRSWKTLKKSKKQKG
- a CDS encoding Fic family protein; this encodes MFMTVKEAAEKWGISDRRVRILCSEGKIPGVTREGRSWAIPADAVKPEDGRYKTVESLLAMIDTKKAELDTRRPLTEGEVERLTEEFIVEYTYNSNAMEGNTLTLRETDMVLRGLTIDQKPLKDHMEAIDHKEAFEFVQDLVKEQVPLTENIIKQIHYLVLMDKKDDRGVYRRVPVRIMGAKHEPVQPYLIQPKMEQLLDSYRNSTEHVIPRLAQFHIEFQGIHPFIDGNGRTGRLLINLELMKAGYPPIDIKFTDRVAYYKAFDEYYGKHKPDAMGKLLAGYVNERLDSYLAMLKE
- a CDS encoding hydrolase encodes the protein METTITRDEAFKLLKKYNKEPFHIQHALTVEGVMRWYANELGYGQEEDYWGITGLLHDIDFELYPEEHCQKAPELLREGGIGEDMIRSVCSHGYGICSDIQPDHQMEKVLFAADELTGLIGAAALMRPSKSVQDMKLSSIRKKFKDKKFAAGCSRDVISQGAQNLGWELNELFEKTILAMRSCEDSIKQEMQKYEQ